The following coding sequences lie in one Streptomyces venezuelae genomic window:
- a CDS encoding ABC transporter ATP-binding protein: MEDPHPSPPSPPKLRARAVTRTFGRAARAVHALGPVDLDIAPGEFTCVVGPSGCGKSTLLRIAAGLLRPSSGELSIRTSARRPVAMIFQDYGIYDWKTVRANVRFGLDIQKVPRREANARATRWLTRMGLADFADAYPAALSGGMRQRVAIARALAVEPEILLMDEPFAALDAQLRTILQDELLALTQTTETTTLFITHSLEEAIVLGDRVLVMSARPGRVIAERRPPFARPRTGAVRSAPEFTALKSELWELLRGEVGVRAAA, translated from the coding sequence GTGGAAGATCCGCACCCGTCACCTCCCTCACCACCCAAACTGCGCGCCCGCGCGGTGACCAGAACCTTCGGCCGGGCCGCCCGAGCGGTGCACGCGCTCGGCCCCGTCGACCTGGACATCGCCCCCGGCGAGTTCACCTGTGTCGTCGGCCCCTCGGGGTGCGGCAAGTCGACCCTGCTGCGCATCGCCGCGGGGCTGCTGCGGCCCAGCTCCGGCGAGCTGAGCATCCGCACGTCCGCCCGGCGGCCGGTCGCCATGATCTTCCAGGACTACGGCATCTACGACTGGAAGACGGTGCGGGCCAACGTACGTTTCGGCCTCGACATCCAGAAGGTCCCGCGCCGCGAGGCGAACGCCCGCGCCACCCGGTGGCTGACCCGCATGGGCCTCGCCGACTTCGCCGACGCCTACCCCGCCGCCCTCTCCGGCGGCATGCGCCAGCGCGTCGCCATCGCCCGCGCCCTGGCGGTGGAGCCCGAGATCCTCCTCATGGATGAGCCCTTCGCGGCCCTCGACGCCCAGCTCCGCACCATCCTTCAGGATGAGCTGCTGGCCCTCACGCAGACCACGGAAACCACCACTCTTTTCATCACCCACAGCCTCGAAGAGGCGATCGTTCTCGGCGACCGTGTCCTGGTGATGTCGGCCAGGCCGGGACGCGTCATCGCCGAGCGACGCCCTCCCTTCGCCCGCCCCCGCACGGGCGCGGTGCGCTCCGCGCCGGAGTTCACCGCGCTCAAGAGCGAGCTGTGGGAGCTGTTGCGGGGCGAGGTCGGCGTCAGGGCGGCCGCATGA
- a CDS encoding Fur family transcriptional regulator, giving the protein MSDLLERLRGRGWRMTAQRRVVAEVLDGDHVHLTADEVHARAADKLPEISRATVYNTLGELVTLGEILEVSTDRRAKRYDPNAHRPHQHLVCARCGAIRDVHPTGNPLTSLPDSERFGFTIEDVEVTYRGVCPNCSGA; this is encoded by the coding sequence ATGAGTGACCTGTTGGAACGACTGCGCGGACGCGGTTGGCGCATGACGGCGCAGCGGCGCGTCGTGGCCGAGGTCCTCGACGGGGACCACGTCCACCTCACGGCGGACGAAGTGCATGCCCGCGCCGCGGACAAGCTGCCCGAGATCTCCCGGGCGACCGTCTACAACACGCTGGGCGAGCTGGTGACCCTCGGCGAGATCCTCGAGGTCTCGACGGACCGCCGCGCGAAGCGGTACGACCCGAACGCGCACCGCCCCCACCAGCACCTGGTCTGCGCCCGCTGCGGCGCGATCCGTGACGTGCACCCGACGGGCAACCCCCTGACCAGCCTCCCCGACTCGGAGCGCTTCGGCTTCACGATCGAGGACGTCGAGGTCACGTACCGCGGGGTCTGCCCCAACTGCTCGGGCGCGTAA